A window of Methylobacterium bullatum genomic DNA:
CATCACGACTTCGCCGCCAAGGCAGCCAGCGTCGACGGTGAGATGGTCGACCTCGTCGGCAACATGCCGCTCGTCCGGGCCTTCTCGGCGTTCAAGCGGGAGTACAAGCGGTTCGACGGCACGATCGGCGTCGAGATGCGCTCGCGCCGGTCGTCTCTGCTCTACCTGGAGAAACTGCGGATCGTTCACGCGATCCTGACGGTCTTCGCCGTGCTCGGACTGCTCTATTGGGCCATCATCATGTGGGAAGCCGGCCAGGCAACGAACGGACAGGTGGTCCTCGTCTGCACCCTCGGCATCCGCATCCTCGCCGCCACCCGCGACCTGGCCGTGGCCCTGGTGGATGCGACCCAGCATACCGCCCGCCTGTCGGAGGCCCTGCATACCCTGCTTCAGCCGCACGACCTGATCGACCATCCGGAAGCCATGCCGCTGTCGGGAACGGGAGCCGAGATCGATTTCGATCACGTGGCCTTCTCCTATCCCGATGGGCGCGCGGTGTTCACGGATTTCAACGTGAAGATCGAAGCCGGCCAGCGCATCGGCCTCGTGGGCAAGTCGGGCGGCGGCAAGTCGACCCTGTTCTCGCTGCTCCAGCGCTTCTACGAGGTTCAGGGCGGTAAGATCCTGCTCAACGGCCAGGACATCAACCGCGTGACCCAGGACTCGCTTCGGGAGGCCATCACCGTGGTGCCGCAGGACGTCTCGATGTTCCACCGGACCTTGCGCGAGAACATCCGCTATGGCCGGCCGGACGCATCGGACGAGGATGTCTGGAAGGCCGCTGCGGCGGCGCATTGCACCGATTTCATCGAGGCACTGCCGGAAGGTTTCGACACCATCGTGGGTGACCGGGGCGTAAAGCTGTCCGGCGGTCAGCGCCAGCGCATCGCCATCGCCCGGGCGATCCTGAAGGATTCGCCGATTCTCCTGCTCGACGAGGCCACGTCGGCCCTCGACGCGGATTCCGAGGAAGCGATCCGGCACGCTTTGGCCAACCTGATGAAGGGCCGCACCGTCATCGCGATCGCGCATCGTCTCTCGACGCTGAAGGATTTCGACCGGATCGTGGTGCTGGAAGGCGGGCGTATCATCCAGGACGGCTCACCGGACAAGCTCACCCATCTCGACGGCTTCTATCGAGAGTTGATGAAGAAGGAATCGATGTCGATGGCTGCTTTGGCCGCCGCCTGACCGATCAGGCGAAGGGACACACCCCAAAACCCTCGATCGCGCGGATGAGGGAAGCCGCGCGATCGGGCTTTTGAAAAATCACCGCACCCTCCACCATCCGGGGGATATGGAAAAGCCGGTGGTCTCAACCACCGCGAAGTAAGGCCGGCCTCGCGCGCAGCCTCGTTCGTGTCTCGTTACTCGACCACGAGCTTGTAGCTCTGTCCCGGACGGATGACGGCGCCCCGCTCCAGCTCGTTGAGGACGAGGAACCGGTCCAGGGGACGATCCGGCACGACCATCCTGCGTGCCATCTCGTCGGCCGTATCGGCCGGTCCGGCGGTCACCACCTGGATGCGCAACGGGCGCAGGGATTTCACCTCGTCGGGGCCGACGCCGGAAAGGCTTTCGGTCCAGCGCCGGAACGCACCGTCGGGATCCGTGCTGCCCTTGGCGGCCATGATCATGCGGAAGGTCGTCTCCCCGACCCGGACAGCGGCGAGGCGGAAGGTCCAGTCCTTGCCGCGCGATATCGCCGTCACCGCCGAGTTGCCGGCGACCATGCGGGTCTCCACCGAACTCGCCTCGATGCTGTCGCTCCACGTGGCGCGCAACACCTCCTCCAGGCTCTGGCCCACGTGGCTCTCCACCTGATCGAACAGCAGGCGGCGGCTCCCCTCCCCCGTGGCACCGAGGACGGCGTTCCGCGTGTTCTCGATCGTGAACCCCTCTGGCACCTCGAAGGCGATGCCGAGGCTCGGATGAAGGAACCGGCGGCCCTTGACGATGCCGTCGCCCGGATTGTCGCCATAGGCGATCCCGTCGATGGCGGCGAGGTAGCGGGCGCGTTCGTCGACACCGAGGCCGGGGGCGCCGATGAGACGCGCGGCTCGGGTGACGAGGTTGATCCTTTCGCTCGTACCCGGATGAGTGGCGAGCATGTCGGGCTCGCCGGCCATGCCCGTCCCGGTCTTCATGTTGGTGGTGCGGTTGAGGGAGTTGAGGAACCGCCCCGCGCCGAACGGGTCGTAGCCCGCTCGCGCGAGCGTCCGCACGCCGATCCCATCGGCCTCGAGTTCCTGATCGCGAGAGAAGCGGGCCAGGGCGAATTTCGACTGGTTCTGAAGTTGCGCGCCGGTGGCCGGATCGTTGAGTACGTCGGCGACCACCCGGCTCACCAGTTGGGAGCGCAGGGCGAGTTCGGTACGTGCCGTGGCGTGGCGCAGGGTGACGTGGGCGATCTCATGGGCGAGGACGGCGGCGATCTCCGACGTATCGCTGGCGAGCGCCAGCAAGCCCCTCGTCACGTAGAGACGGCCATTCGGCAGCGCGAAGGCGTTGATGACCGGTGAATCGAGCAGCGTGACCGCGTAGGTCTCCTCGGGACGGTCGGTGGCCTTCACCAACCGGTCGGTCACCTCGGTCAGCAGGCGCAGAGCCGCCGGCGAGCGGTACTCGCCGCCGAACGAAGCCACGAGCTTGGCGTGGTCGGCATCGGATGCGGTGCGCTCCCGGCCGGTGGTCCGAGGCGCCTCTACGGGGACCTTGATCGCCGCCGGCTGCAGGACCGCGCCGCTCTGGTCGGAACTGCAACCGGTCAGGATGAGCGTCGAGACGAGCAGCCCAGTTCGGACCGCTCCATATCCGCGATGTCGTGTCTGCCCCCCGCTCATACCGTTCAGCGCCGAAGCGTCCGCTCCTCATCCAGAACTTCGATCATGTCTGCGCTCGCGATGTCGAGGGTGGGGCCGCGCCACGCTTCCACTATTCCCCGAACCCGGACGATGCGCCCCCGCAGGGTCGCCACATTCAGACCACGTTCGCGCAACCGCCGCCAAGTGCGCTTCGACACGGTGACCGTCAAGCCATTCTCGCCGCGTTTGGCGAAGTCGAGATAAGTCCGCGCCGGACGCTCGCCGACATTCACGACCCGGCCCTGCGCCACGATGAATCGCCCCGTGGCCTCGCGCAACGCGGCACCGTCCCGGCCGTCACGGACAGCTGCCCGCCACAGGCCGCGGGCCGCAGCCCGGGCTCCGGATTCCAGGGTCAGAAGCGCTGGCCGGCAGAGCGTATCGCGTTCCCCCGCATCGGCATAAGCGAGCCCCTCTTCGATCAAGCCTCCGGCCAGATCGATGGCTTCATCGGAGACGGCCGCATCCACATGCATACGTCCCCAGCGGTCGATCTCTCCGCGCGGTACGAGGGTCAGCGTTCGGTGCCGATGGTCGAGAATCCAGGCACGCGCCGCGCCGTCGTCCTCCACCGGCCAGCGAATCCCGTCGAGGACGGCACGATCCCCCGATGCCAGGATCATCTCGCCGCGCTCCCCGAGCCCGGCGAGCGCGTCCTGTCGCATCGGCCCACTCACGCATTCGGGTGCCACGGCGCGCGCTGCCTCGGCCCGCGCCGCTCCGGCGAGAACCAGCGCCATGCTCGCTATCCTCAGGACGCGTTCGATCCGCCGCCCGATCACCACGCGCTGCATCCTCGCCCATCCGGATTCGAACCTGAGCAACCAGTCACCATTGTGGGGCTTCGCATCGCAGCAAAACAAGGAAACGAGGGGACGACTGAGTGGTTTGCCCCGTTATGCGGCCGGTAAGCCACACCGTAAGTCACACAGGCGAACCCGCCCGAACTCCTCTGCGCGAAAAGGGATGTCGACGCTGCCAGGGCATCCCTTGATTCCCGTCCCTGCGGCTCCCAAGTGACGGCAATCGGCTGCGGGCCCCTCTGGCGGATGCGCGTCTATGCCTTCCGTGATGTCGGAGCCGATGCTTTCCTGCGTTTCGCAAAGCATCGACGGTCCCCAATGGTCGACTTTCTCTTCATCGAATGGCTCGGCAAGCCTGTCTGGATGTGGCTGGGCTTCCACGCTTTGGTCGCGGGTCTTCTCGCCTTCGATCTCGGCCTGTTGCATCGGGACAAGGACCACGAGATCGGCGTGAAGGAGAGCCTTCTCCTCACCGCGTTCTATTTCAGTCTTGGCCTCGCCTTCGGGGGCTGGATCTGGTGGTACTTCGGGGCTCAGCCCGCCCAGGAATATGTCGCCGGTCTCGTGGTCGAGAAGTCGTTGTCCATGGACAACGTCTTCGTCATCGCCGTGATTCTCACCTCCCTCGGCATTCCCCGCGCCGCCCAGCACAGGGTTCTGGTCTGGGGCATCCTCGCTGCGGTTCTCCTGCGCGGTCTGATGATCGGGCTCGGTGCCGCCCTGGTGCATCAGGCCGCCTGGGTGCTGTCGATCTTCGCCGCCTTCCTGATCTTCGCCGGGTTGAAGATGCTGTTCGGAAAGGAAGAGGAGGCCGGCGACATCCAGGACAACTCCATGGTGCGGATGCTGCGCAAGGTGATGCGCATCACGCCCGAGATGCATGGCCAACGCTTCGCCGTCCGCAAACCGGATCCCGAGACCGGGAAGTCGGTGCTGTGGTTCACGCCTCTCGCCCTCGGCCTGATTCTCGTGAACGGTGCCGACGTGATCTTCGCCGTCGACAGCGTCCCGGCGATCTTCGCCATCACCACGGACACCTTCGTCGTCTACACCTCGAACATCTTTGCGATCCTCGGCCTGCGCGCTCTGTATTTCGCCCTCGCCGCGATGGTCGACCGTTTCGCCTACCTCAAGACGGCCCTCGCCTTCATCCTCATTTTTATCGGCACCAAGATCGTGGTCGCAGACACGTTCGACCTCGTCCACGTACCGCCGTGGGTATCCCTGGTGGTCACGCTCGCACTGCTCGCCGGTGGCGTCGCATACAGCCTGTGGCGCACGCGGGACGTGGCAAAGCACGAGGAGACGGACAGGGTGTCGCAACGCGCCTGATAAGATAGCCGCCGTCGTCCATCCACCTCGGCGTATCGGACTCCCGCCTTCTGTCGAGCAAGCTAGGCGGCGCGGCTGTACAATGGCATCGGGCGTGGACTGATCGACGTCGTTCAATGGCGTCTCCGGCGCGAATGGCCGCCACGTGTTACGTGCGTTCCATGATGCGAGCCGCTCTCCCGCAGGGTGGAGCGCCGCTCAGCGTGACGGCAATCCGGCCAGGAGATCCCGCAACGTCGTGATCGTGGATGCGTCGGCGACGCCGTCCACGCGCTCCTGCCTGAATCTGCGCTGGAAGGCGGTGATCACGGCCTTCGTTCGTGGGTCGAAGATCCCGGTCACCGGAATGTCGTAGCCATAGAGCGCGAACATCGCCTGAAGCGCCTCGATCGGTTGGCCGGCATCTCCCTCGGAAAAGAAGCGACCGTCGCGAATGGACGCCGCCGGTACGTGATGTCCGACCCCGGCTGCCGCCAGGCGATCCCAGGGGAAATGCTCGCCGGGATCCTCCTTGCGCTCCGGCGCCACGTCGGAATGCGCCAGCACGTGCCATGGTGCGATGCCCCAGCGGGCGATGATGTCCCGGCAGAGCGCGATCACCGCGTCGATCTGTTCGGACGGGTAAGGCGGCAAGCCGCCGACATGCCCGCCATTGACGATCTCGACGCCGATGGAGCGCGAATTGATGTCTCGCTCCACCCCGGAGGCCGTGCGCCCCCATACACCGGCCCCTGCATGCCAGGCACGGCGCGATTCCGGCACCATCTGGATCACTCGTCCGTCCTCCAGCACGACGTAATGCGCCGAAACTTCGGAGATCGGATTCGCGAGGCGCTGCAGTGCAGCAGCGGCATTCTCCATTCCGGTATAGTGCAGGAGCAGCATGGTCGGCGGACCGCCTCTTCGCTCGCCGTGGTTGGGCGACGGCATCACGCTGGTCGCCACCGGACTTTCTGGCGTAGGCTTCATGCGGCGGCTCTCCCGTTGCGTGTCAGCGCAGCCCTCGCTCGGCAGCGATCCGGTCATAGGCGGCGTTGATCGCAGCGAGCCGCGCGGTGGCGATCTTCACCGCCTCGGGTGGAACGCCGCGGGCGATCGCCCGGTCCGGGTGGTTCTCCATGACCAGGGCGCGATGCCGGGCTTTCACCTCTGCGTCCGTCACCTCGTGGTCGAGATCGAGCACGAGATAGGGGTCGTCGGCGAGGCGCACGTGCCGGGCGGCAATGCGCCGGAAGGCTACGTCATCGAATCCGAAGGTTTCGGCGACGGCACGCAGGTAGCGCTCTTCCGCCTCGTGGATCGCACCATCGGCCTTGGCGATATGGAACAGGCCGTCGAGCACATCTTCCAGCAGCGCCGGCTCATCCTGAAACGTCGTTGCCATCTGTCGCGCATAGGCCTCGAACCCTGCCGAAGTGCCTTTGGCGAGGTCGAACAGGCGCTGGACGCCCGGCTTCTCCCGTTCGCTGACCTGGACCACTTTGGCGAAGGCTTCGATTTCGGACGGCGTCACCACCCCGTCGGACTTCGCCATCTTGGCCGCGAGCGCCACGAGGCCGGTCGTAAAGACCACGTCCTTGGGTGTGGCGCCGAACAATGCCCCCTCCCGATCCACTAGGAAGTGACCGGCGACTCCGCCCACCAACCCACCGATCGGTCCACCGATGGCGAGGCCGATCCCCGCGCCGCCGAGCTTGCCCCAGATACCGACGCTCACGCCGCGCCACCATCGTCAGCGAAAGCAGTGTTTGGGCGAAGGGGACAGAAAAGGTCTTGAGGCAGCATCGGCATCGCAGGGCATCGTCCACCGGCCATCCGCCGGGTCAGCCCCGCATACGGCAATTCCCGCCTGCTCGTCCTGTCTCCGAGACATGAAAAAGGGCCGAGGCATGCGCCCCGGCCCTTCACCCCTCCCGAACGGGAGAACGATATCAGCGGCAGTACACGTCGCCGTAAGCGTCGCGATAGGTGCCGTAGGGGCAGCGCGGAGCCGTGCCGGCACCGATGATCGCGCCGCTGGCTCCGCCGATGGCCGCACCGGCCAGAGCGCCGCCCGCACGACCCGTGGCAGCGCCACCGATGGCCGCACCGGCCAGAGCGCCGAGACCGGCGCCACCAAGAGCACGATCCTGCGGCGTATTGCAGGCTCCGAGGGAGAGGGCGAGAGCCCCGGCGAGGGTAGCGGCAATGAGCTTCTTCATGGTCCCGAGACTCCCTTGTGCGTTTTGTGGCCCGGCTTATCGCCGTGGTGACCTTGCGCAACGTAGCTTAGCCATTCCGTTCGTGGAATGCACAGGGTGAGGAAACGGTTCCAGCCACGCTTTCCGTTCCGGCAGAAAACCCTCTACTGATGCACGCCAGACACCTCGGGCGACCCTCAGCGGACGCCCGCGCGAAACCCAGGACCGTTTCGAGGAAGCCATGCTGCGTGCCACCGCCATCGTCCGCAAAGCCGCCATTCGCCCGGATTCCGTGGCGGATACCGTGACTCTCGACCATGCGGGACGCCAGGGAGCCGCCGCGATCCTCACGGGTGCGGGCGGGGTGAGTTTCACTCTCGACCTGGCGAAGGCTGCCTCCATCGAGGACGGTGACGCGTTTCGTCTCGAAGACGGGCGCTTGGTGACCGTTCGCGCGGCGGCGGAATCCTTGCTGGAGGTACGGGCGGAGAATCTGGCTCGCCTTCTGCGCTTGGCCTGGCAGCTCGGCGGCAACCACGTCCCGGCGGAGATCGGCGCAGACGTCCTCTATGTACCCGCGACCTCGGCCAACGCCGAACTGATCCGTGGGCAGGGCTGCGCCGCGACCCCGGTTTCGCGAGCCTTCAAGCCCGAACGCGAGGCTCACGACCACAGTCAGTGCGGGCACGACCATGCTCATGACCACGGTCACGATCATTCGCACGCGCACGGGCATGCACACGACCATTCGGATCACGGCCATGCTCATGTGCATGGCCCCGATTGCAAGCACGATCACTGAGGCGGGCAAGAGAAGCGGTCGCCGCACGATTGAAACCGAGCCGCGTCTCTTTCATACGGATACCATGACACCCAGCGATATCCGTTTCTCGGTTGCACCGATGATGGATTGGACCGACCGCTATTGCCGATCGTTCCACCGCGTCCTGTCGCGCCGCGCCCGGCTTTATACCGAGATGGTGACCAGCAATGCCGTCCTTCACGGCGACAGGACGCGTTTGCTCGGTTTTTCGGAGGCGGAGCATCCTGTCGCGGTCCAACTCGGGGGTTCGGTGCCCGGCGATCTCGCGGAGGCGGCACGCATCGCGGAAGGATTCGGCTACGATGAGGTCAACCTGAATGTGGGCTGTCCCTCGGACCGGGTTCAGGATGGCCGCTTCGGCGCATGCCTCATGCGCGACCCGAGCCTCGTTGGCGAGTGCGTGACGGCCATGAAAGCCGCAATCTCGGTGCCGGTCACGGTGAAGTGTCGCATCGGGGTCGACGATCAGGATACGGAGATCGCCCTGGACTCACTGGTCGATGCCGTGACGCAGGCGGGAGTCGACGGGCTCATCGTCCATGCCCGCAAGGCTTGGCTGCAGGGTCTGTCGCCGAAAGAAAATCGCGATGTCCCACCCCTCGATTATGGGCGTGTCGCGCGGCTGAAACAGAAGCGCCCTTCTCTGCCGATCGCGATTAACGGCGGTATCGCCACGATAGACGACACGCTGAGCCAACTCACCGTCGTGGACGGCGTGATGATGGGTCGCGCGGCCTATAACGAGCCGGCCCTGCTGCTCGACGTGGACCATCTGGTTTTCGGAGAAGCGGCCTCCGTGGCGGACGCCTTCGATGCTGTCGAGGTTTTCGCACCGACCATCGCAGAGGCCTTGGGAAACGGTATCCGCCTGCACACGCTCACTCGCCATATGCTCGGATTGTTCAACGGACGCCCCGGGGCGCGTGCCTATCGCCGACACCTGTCGACGTTCGGCACCCGCGCGGATGCCGATCTCTCGACCCTGCGCGAGGCGGTGGCTCACGTCTCCAGGGAAGTTCCTAGAGGAAGTGCCGTTCAGGCGGCGTGAGCGCGGGACGTCAACTGTCGGCCGCGAGCCTCACCCTCCCCTGCCCAGTTCGGCATGACGCGCCACAGGGTCAGGACACGAAGGCGCGCTCCATTGATCTCGAAAGACCGCGTCTGTTCCGTACCGACCAAAGCAGGGTTCCAAGCTGCGTCGAGCTTGGCAGTCCACTGATTTCCCGTGACGGTAAAACGGCCCGGATAGGAAACCATGTGTCGAGAAGAGCGGTGCGCTCCTTGTCGCTGACCGGAGGTTTCCGATCCTCGCCGGTGAGGTTGAAGCCCCCCTCCCCTCGGACATGAAATAAGCGAAACCCGCCGGATTGGCACCCATGACCGGAATTGTTTTGCTGGTGGAGCGAACCTCAACCTCGTAGGAGATGAGCTTCCCCGGTTCCCGCTGAGTTTGCGTGTTGTGTTTGACACGGGAAAGCCCGCGGCGTTTTTTACGCTGCGGGCTTTGTGTATGTGGAGATGGTCTGGAATGTTGGTTGCGGGGACAGGATTTGAACCTGTGACCTTCAGGTTATGAGCCTGACGAGCTACCGGGCTGCTCCACCCCGCGCCAGGGTGTTCTGCCGGCCTGTGAGCCGGCAAGGTATGGATCGTTTAGGGGACTGTATTTCCTGTTCTGTGCAGGTCTGGCGGCGACCGACTCTCCCGTGTCTTGAGACACAGTACCATGGGCGCTGGTGTGTTTAACGGCCGAGTTCGAGATGGGATCGGGTTCTGGGCACACCGCTCAAACCACCAGACCGGCGCAGGACAGGGCGTTCGGCAAGCATGGTGTGTTGGTCTTTTGTGTTTGTTTCAACCGTCTCTCTGACCGTTGCCGCTTTTCAGCGGCGTTTGGTCAGTCACGGACATGGATCACAAGAGCGATCAAGTTCAATCGAGCGATTAGTACTGGTAAGCTCAACGCGTCACCGCGCTTGCACACCCAGCCTATCAACGTGGTGGTCTTCCACGGCTCTCAAGGGAGTACTCGTTTCGAGGTGGGTTTCCCGCTTAGATGCCTTCAGCGGTTATCCCGTCCATACGTAGCTACGCTGCACTGCGGCTGGCGCCACAACAGCTCCACCAGAGGTATGTTCATCCCGGTCCTCTCGTACTAGGGACAAATCCTCTCAATACTCCAACACCCACGGCAGATAGGGACCGAACTGTCTCACGACGTTCTGAACCCAGCTCACGTACCACTTTAATCGGCGAACAGCCGAACCCTTGGGACCTTCTCCAGCCCCAGGATGTGATGAGCCGACATCGAGGTGCCAAACGACCCCGTCGATATGGACTCTTGGGGGTCATCAGCCTGTTATCCCCGGCGTACCTTTTATCCGTTGAGCGATGGCCCACCCACGCGGGACCACCGGATCACTATGACCGACTTTCGTCTCTGCTCGACATGTCCGTCTCGCAGTCAGGCAGGCTTATGCCATTGCACTCGACGACCGATTTCCGACCGGTCTGAGCCTACCTTCGCACGCCTCCGTTACTCTTTGGGAGGCGACCGCCCCAGTCAAACTGCCTGCCATGCGCTGTCCCGGAGCCCGATCAGGGCCCGCGGTTAGACAACCATATCTACAAGGGTGGTATTTCAAGGATGGCTCCACACAGGCTGGCGCCCATGCTTCAAAGCCTACCACCTATCCTACACATGCCGACACGAATGCCAGCGCAAAGCTACAGTAAAGGTGCACGGGGTCTTTCCGTCTGACCGCAGGAACCCCGCATCTTCACGGGGAATTCAATTTCACTGAGTCTATGCTGGAGACAGCGGGGAGATCGTTACGCCATTCGTGCAGGTCGGAACTTACCCGACAAGGAATTTCGCTACCTTAGGACCGTTATAGTTACGGCCGCCGTTTACCGGGGCTTCGATTCAAAGCTCTCACCTCTCCTCTTAACCTTCCGGCACCGGGCAGGCGTCAGGCCCTATACGTCGTCTTACAGACTTCGCAGAGCCCTGTGTTTTAGATAAACAGTCGCCACCCCCTGGTCTGTGCCCCTGACTCTCACTTGCGTAAAAGTCAGGCCTCCTTATCCCGAAGTTACGGAGGCAAATTGCCGAGTTCCTTCAGCATAGTTCTCTCAAGCGCCTTGGTATACTCTACCTGTCCACCTGTGTCGGTTTAGGGTACGGTCTTAACGTAGAGGCTATTTCCTGGGACCCCTTCACCGCCTGATCAATCCAGTAAGACCAAACGATATACGGCATCCGTCACCATCTACTGGCCAGGGAATATTCACCCTGTTCCCATCGACTACGCCTTTCGGCCTCGCCTTAGGGGCCGGCTAACCCTGCGCAGATTAACTTTACGCAGGAACCCTTGGACTTTCGGCGAGAGTGTCTTTCACACTCTTTGTCGTTACTCATGTCAGCATTCGCACTTCTCATACCTCCACGGCCCCTCACAGGTACCGCTTCACAGGCCTAGAGAACGCTCCGCTACCGCGTGACCCTTGCGGATCACACCCTAAGCTTCGGCTCGTGGCTTGAGCCCCGTTACATTTTCGGCGCAGGAACCCTTGTTTAGACCAGTGAGCTGTTACGCTTTCTTTAAAGGATGGCTGCTTCTAAGCCAACCTCCTGGTTGTTTTGGGATTCCCACATCCTTTCCCACTTAGCCACGAATTGGGGGCCTTAGCTGTAGGTCAGGGTTGTTTCCCTCTTCACGACGGACGTTAGCACCCGCCGTGTGTCTCCCGCGCAGTACTCCCAGGTATTCGGAGTTTGGTTGAGTGCGGTACCGCTGTGGGCGGCCCTAGCCCATCCAGTGCTCTACCCCCTGGGGTATTCACGCGAGGCGCTACCTAAATAGCTTTCGCGGAGAACCAGCTATTTCCGAGTTTGATTGGCCTTTCACCCCTAGCCACACGTCATCCAAGACCTTTTCAACGGGCACTGGTTCGGACCTCCAGTGGGTGTTACCCCACCTTCATCCTGCACATGGCTAGATCACTCGGTTTCGGGTCTAAAGCCACGAACTGAACGCCCTGTTCAGACTCGCTTTCGCTGCGCCTACACCTACCGGCTTAAGCTTGCTCGTAACTTTAAGTCGCTGACCCATTATACAAAAGGTACGCGGTCACTCAGGACGAACCTTGAGCTCCCACTGTTTGTAAGCATCCGGTTTCAGGAACTGTTTCACTCCCCTCGTCGGGGTGCTTTTCACCTTTCCCTCACGGTACTTGTTCGCTATCGGTCGCTGAGGAGTACTTAGGCTTGGAGGGTGGTCCCCCCATGTTCAGACAGGATTTCACGTGTCCCGCCCTACTCGAGTCCTGATGGTCGTCCGTCTCGTACGGGGCTGTCACCCACTCTTGCCGGCCATTCCAGACCGTTCCGATAAACTCCCAACAGGCACTGGCCTGATCCGCGTTCGCTCGCCACTACTGACGGAGTCTCGTTGATGTCCTTTCCTCCGGGTACTTAGATGTTTCAGTTCCCCGGGTTCGCTTCAAACCCCTATGTATTCAGGATTTGATACCTTCATCTGACCAACCGTATTGAATGACCACAACGCCACTCGAGGATCGCTCCTCAAGACACGCATGACCACACAATACGGAAGGTCGAAGGTGGGTTTCCCCATTCGGAAATCCCTGGATCAAAGCTCGTTCGCAGCTCCCCAAGGCTTATCGCAGCGTACCACGTCCTTCATCGCCTCTCAGCGCCAAGGCATCCACCGAATGCTCTTAAGACACTTGATCGCTCTCATGATCGATGTCCGTTTCTTTGGGACTTGGCGTCGAGCCAAACCCAAAAAACGACACGGTCAAAAAAACAAAAAGACCGATCGTTTCGCCCTTTCGGACAAAACAATCTTATGCTTGCCGAACGCAACCGGACAGGACCAGCTCTCGCTGCCAATCCGGCTACATTCCCTCTAAACGATGTCATTTTCGCATTGAGCGGGATTGTGGCCCCTGCTCTCTGCAAACTTGTGATTTTCCGGATGCACATCCAACGAACCCATCCCAGCCTCGACCCGCAAGGGGAGACAGGAATGGTGGAGCT
This region includes:
- a CDS encoding Putative multidrug export ATP-binding/permease protein produces the protein MVTHMEDLCVYADRPFAFVARYLKRRALPHLVILCAVLGAVAFSVSTDYALKGVVDALSKGPDAGLIWGALAILIAFIAADNMLWRVASLVGSFTFVGVTGDIRRDLFRHMTGHSPSFFADRQPGTLASRITATSNAIFTVENMFVFNVMPPCVAAFLSIIYIGTVNLTMAGVLAGIFAAVVVLMFKMAAAGKPLHHDFAAKAASVDGEMVDLVGNMPLVRAFSAFKREYKRFDGTIGVEMRSRRSSLLYLEKLRIVHAILTVFAVLGLLYWAIIMWEAGQATNGQVVLVCTLGIRILAATRDLAVALVDATQHTARLSEALHTLLQPHDLIDHPEAMPLSGTGAEIDFDHVAFSYPDGRAVFTDFNVKIEAGQRIGLVGKSGGGKSTLFSLLQRFYEVQGGKILLNGQDINRVTQDSLREAITVVPQDVSMFHRTLRENIRYGRPDASDEDVWKAAAAAHCTDFIEALPEGFDTIVGDRGVKLSGGQRQRIAIARAILKDSPILLLDEATSALDADSEEAIRHALANLMKGRTVIAIAHRLSTLKDFDRIVVLEGGRIIQDGSPDKLTHLDGFYRELMKKESMSMAALAAA
- the bepA_1 gene encoding Beta-barrel assembly-enhancing protease encodes the protein MSGGQTRHRGYGAVRTGLLVSTLILTGCSSDQSGAVLQPAAIKVPVEAPRTTGRERTASDADHAKLVASFGGEYRSPAALRLLTEVTDRLVKATDRPEETYAVTLLDSPVINAFALPNGRLYVTRGLLALASDTSEIAAVLAHEIAHVTLRHATARTELALRSQLVSRVVADVLNDPATGAQLQNQSKFALARFSRDQELEADGIGVRTLARAGYDPFGAGRFLNSLNRTTNMKTGTGMAGEPDMLATHPGTSERINLVTRAARLIGAPGLGVDERARYLAAIDGIAYGDNPGDGIVKGRRFLHPSLGIAFEVPEGFTIENTRNAVLGATGEGSRRLLFDQVESHVGQSLEEVLRATWSDSIEASSVETRMVAGNSAVTAISRGKDWTFRLAAVRVGETTFRMIMAAKGSTDPDGAFRRWTESLSGVGPDEVKSLRPLRIQVVTAGPADTADEMARRMVVPDRPLDRFLVLNELERGAVIRPGQSYKLVVE
- the alx gene encoding Inner membrane protein alx, with product MVDFLFIEWLGKPVWMWLGFHALVAGLLAFDLGLLHRDKDHEIGVKESLLLTAFYFSLGLAFGGWIWWYFGAQPAQEYVAGLVVEKSLSMDNVFVIAVILTSLGIPRAAQHRVLVWGILAAVLLRGLMIGLGAALVHQAAWVLSIFAAFLIFAGLKMLFGKEEEAGDIQDNSMVRMLRKVMRITPEMHGQRFAVRKPDPETGKSVLWFTPLALGLILVNGADVIFAVDSVPAIFAITTDTFVVYTSNIFAILGLRALYFALAAMVDRFAYLKTALAFILIFIGTKIVVADTFDLVHVPPWVSLVVTLALLAGGVAYSLWRTRDVAKHEETDRVSQRA
- the amiD_1 gene encoding N-acetylmuramoyl-L-alanine amidase AmiD; the encoded protein is MLLLHYTGMENAAAALQRLANPISEVSAHYVVLEDGRVIQMVPESRRAWHAGAGVWGRTASGVERDINSRSIGVEIVNGGHVGGLPPYPSEQIDAVIALCRDIIARWGIAPWHVLAHSDVAPERKEDPGEHFPWDRLAAAGVGHHVPAASIRDGRFFSEGDAGQPIEALQAMFALYGYDIPVTGIFDPRTKAVITAFQRRFRQERVDGVADASTITTLRDLLAGLPSR
- the djlA_1 gene encoding Co-chaperone protein DjlA, yielding MSVGIWGKLGGAGIGLAIGGPIGGLVGGVAGHFLVDREGALFGATPKDVVFTTGLVALAAKMAKSDGVVTPSEIEAFAKVVQVSEREKPGVQRLFDLAKGTSAGFEAYARQMATTFQDEPALLEDVLDGLFHIAKADGAIHEAEERYLRAVAETFGFDDVAFRRIAARHVRLADDPYLVLDLDHEVTDAEVKARHRALVMENHPDRAIARGVPPEAVKIATARLAAINAAYDRIAAERGLR
- the ureE1_1 gene encoding Urease accessory protein UreE 1, with the translated sequence MLRATAIVRKAAIRPDSVADTVTLDHAGRQGAAAILTGAGGVSFTLDLAKAASIEDGDAFRLEDGRLVTVRAAAESLLEVRAENLARLLRLAWQLGGNHVPAEIGADVLYVPATSANAELIRGQGCAATPVSRAFKPEREAHDHSQCGHDHAHDHGHDHSHAHGHAHDHSDHGHAHVHGPDCKHDH
- the dusA gene encoding tRNA-dihydrouridine(20/20a) synthase; protein product: MLMCMAPIASTITEAGKRSGRRTIETEPRLFHTDTMTPSDIRFSVAPMMDWTDRYCRSFHRVLSRRARLYTEMVTSNAVLHGDRTRLLGFSEAEHPVAVQLGGSVPGDLAEAARIAEGFGYDEVNLNVGCPSDRVQDGRFGACLMRDPSLVGECVTAMKAAISVPVTVKCRIGVDDQDTEIALDSLVDAVTQAGVDGLIVHARKAWLQGLSPKENRDVPPLDYGRVARLKQKRPSLPIAINGGIATIDDTLSQLTVVDGVMMGRAAYNEPALLLDVDHLVFGEAASVADAFDAVEVFAPTIAEALGNGIRLHTLTRHMLGLFNGRPGARAYRRHLSTFGTRADADLSTLREAVAHVSREVPRGSAVQAA